A window from Puniceicoccus vermicola encodes these proteins:
- the uxaC gene encoding glucuronate isomerase: protein MNLQIDDRFLLKTEASRSLYIEHAANAPLIDFHTHLSPKTFVENQPFSDISELWVASDPYKWRAMRIHGVPERFITGDASAKEKFAAWASTLPHLIGNPLYDWARMELAKYFQVDEPLSPENASEIREVCNQRLQEADFRPQALLQQSGVETFVTSDSWLDSISPHLRARQEGLQPQMFPSLRADAAFAFGSTEYPQWLQSLREVNGHPLQSLADFLEILSKRLDDFNKAGCRLADHGMDTVVYAPCSDGEAEAIFAKILTDHIPSEDEVAKISTFLILWLSGEYTKREWTLQLHMGARRETSSRLAGLSGKAGGFAVMRNRVDDKALVSLLDQMEHRASLPRIILYSLHAADYDWMSCLSGSFVEEGLSGKVQLGPAWWFNDHHDGIERQLRSVAAYGVLAHSVGMNTDSRSFLSSVRHRYFRRILCNLVGEWVEAGRLDPENPSTALLLENICFRNARNLVQPKDSNPLPTL from the coding sequence ATGAATCTTCAAATTGACGACCGCTTTCTCCTCAAAACCGAGGCCTCTCGCTCCCTCTACATCGAACACGCGGCCAATGCCCCTCTCATAGATTTTCATACTCACCTGTCTCCGAAGACCTTCGTCGAAAATCAGCCCTTCTCCGATATTTCTGAACTCTGGGTGGCCTCGGATCCCTACAAATGGAGGGCGATGAGAATTCACGGAGTTCCGGAGAGATTCATCACCGGCGACGCCTCTGCAAAAGAGAAGTTCGCGGCTTGGGCCAGCACCCTTCCCCACCTGATTGGAAATCCACTCTACGATTGGGCTCGGATGGAACTGGCCAAGTATTTTCAGGTCGACGAACCTCTCAGTCCGGAAAACGCTTCCGAGATTCGAGAAGTCTGCAATCAACGACTTCAGGAGGCCGACTTTCGCCCCCAGGCCCTTCTTCAACAATCCGGTGTCGAAACCTTCGTCACTTCCGATTCTTGGCTGGACTCGATCTCACCTCATCTGAGGGCGCGCCAGGAAGGGCTTCAGCCCCAGATGTTTCCCTCTCTTCGTGCCGACGCCGCTTTCGCTTTCGGATCAACCGAGTATCCTCAATGGTTACAGAGCCTCCGAGAAGTGAACGGACACCCGCTACAATCCCTCGCCGATTTTCTGGAGATCCTGAGCAAGCGCCTCGATGATTTCAATAAAGCTGGCTGCCGACTGGCCGACCACGGCATGGACACGGTTGTCTATGCACCCTGTTCCGACGGAGAAGCCGAAGCCATCTTCGCAAAAATCTTAACCGACCACATCCCTTCCGAAGACGAGGTTGCCAAGATAAGCACCTTTCTCATCTTGTGGTTGTCGGGAGAATACACGAAGCGCGAGTGGACTCTCCAGCTCCACATGGGAGCCCGTCGCGAAACCAGTTCCCGTCTCGCTGGCCTTTCCGGCAAAGCCGGCGGTTTCGCGGTCATGAGGAACCGGGTGGATGACAAGGCCCTGGTTTCGCTCCTCGATCAGATGGAGCACCGGGCCAGCCTCCCCAGGATCATCCTCTACTCCCTCCACGCAGCCGACTACGACTGGATGTCCTGCTTGAGTGGATCATTCGTCGAAGAAGGTCTTTCCGGAAAAGTCCAACTCGGCCCTGCCTGGTGGTTCAACGACCATCACGATGGCATTGAGCGACAACTTCGATCGGTCGCCGCCTATGGCGTTCTCGCACACAGCGTGGGGATGAACACCGATTCGCGATCCTTTCTATCCAGTGTTCGGCACCGCTATTTCCGACGTATCCTCTGTAACCTAGTCGGCGAGTGGGTCGAAGCGGGGCGACTCGATCCCGAAAACCCGTCCACTGCACTTCTCCTCGAAAACATCTGTTTCCGGAATGCCCGGAACCTGGTTCAACCCAAAGATTCCAACCCCCTTCCCACCTTATGA
- a CDS encoding SDR family NAD(P)-dependent oxidoreductase, producing MSSITQEKIAVITGAGGTLCSVIAKDLARQGMKVVLLGRTLSKLEAVQKEIVESGGQAMVLSVDVTDSAAVQEAAQTVTRKLGPCSLLINGAGGKLPGGTMSRTHFTPEELTSPSEELNGFFNCDLSIFRAEVDMNLSSVALCSQAFGRSMAENGGGSILNFASMTSFRPLSRVAPYAAAKAALVNYTEWLASYLAPAKIRVNAVAPGFFVNERSRKLLYQEDGSLSERGSQILHHTPAGRFGEAQELLGCVNWLIDEKAAGFVTGITVPVDGGFLACPGT from the coding sequence ATGAGCTCAATCACCCAAGAGAAAATCGCCGTCATCACCGGAGCGGGAGGCACCCTCTGCTCGGTCATCGCCAAAGACCTTGCCCGACAGGGAATGAAAGTCGTCCTTCTAGGACGCACCCTCAGCAAGTTGGAAGCCGTTCAAAAGGAAATTGTCGAATCGGGCGGCCAAGCCATGGTCCTCTCGGTCGATGTGACGGACTCTGCCGCAGTTCAAGAAGCCGCCCAGACCGTAACCCGCAAACTCGGTCCCTGTTCGCTTCTGATCAATGGAGCCGGAGGAAAGCTTCCCGGAGGAACGATGTCCCGCACCCATTTCACCCCCGAAGAGCTGACCTCCCCTTCCGAAGAGCTCAACGGATTCTTCAACTGCGACCTCTCCATCTTTCGTGCAGAGGTGGACATGAACCTCAGCAGTGTCGCCCTTTGCTCCCAGGCTTTCGGACGCTCGATGGCGGAGAACGGAGGTGGATCGATTCTCAACTTCGCCTCGATGACCAGCTTCCGGCCTCTCTCGCGAGTTGCGCCTTACGCAGCCGCCAAAGCGGCTCTCGTCAACTATACCGAATGGTTGGCATCCTACCTCGCTCCGGCCAAAATTCGGGTCAATGCCGTTGCTCCAGGCTTCTTTGTCAATGAGCGCAGTCGCAAGCTTCTCTACCAAGAGGATGGCTCCCTCAGCGAACGCGGTTCACAGATCCTCCATCACACTCCAGCCGGACGATTTGGAGAAGCCCAGGAACTCCTCGGCTGCGTCAACTGGCTCATCGACGAAAAAGCCGCTGGCTTCGTCACCGG